TACAGGACATGATTTGATCGCACCCGCTGGAACAGGAGTGTTGGCTGCACTCTCCGGTAAAGCCTTGATCGTGCAACCCATCTCTGGATACGGACTGACTGTTGTGCTGGATCATGGCAATGGTTGGCAAACCCTTTACGCCCATTTGCTCAGCGCTCGAATCAGACCCGGTCAGCTCGTACAAACGGGTGATCGCATCGGAAACGTAGGGAAAAGCGGCTACGCCAGCACCGCCCATCTCCATTTCGAGCTCCGTCGCCTCAAGAATGAGCAACTAATGGCGATTGACCCTGCCCCACTTCTTCAGCTGCACAAGGCATCGAGACGTTGAGAGAAGAAATCAAGCGAAAGCCTGACGACACGTGAGTCAAAGCACTTATCGAAAAACGCATCCATGCCCCCTCATTAGACATTTATGAATTTAGATCGGTAAATCAAAGTGTAGAAACGTTGCCTTTCGCCCAGCAAAGCTGGGGGGTTCAGCCTTACTGACACGAACTTCATGAAGTTGAGTGAAATCAGTGCAGCAAATGCGTCTGATGATTCATTCATGAAACACGTCTCAATATTGGAGCTCGAGATTCCATTTAGATTTTTTGGAGCGTTAGTCGTGGGTTCTGCCCTAATGATCATGGCTCGTTCTTTTAAAGAAGCTGCATTACTTGGCGGAACCTTTCTCTGTGGACTTGGCGCCCTTGAGCTAGCCCTTCGTTTCAGTGGGTACTGAACTGGTATCCATCCACACGCCACCAAAGCTGATCGACTTCTGTTCTGCGCACAGGTAAGGCTCGTTAGGGTGCGCCAGATTTCACTG
This portion of the Synechococcus sp. ROS8604 genome encodes:
- a CDS encoding M23 family metallopeptidase — translated: MHRQTFAVLLLSAILASTNVEAKPAKPRNTPILTSVSDLALLGPKVRPLPQRLWPIQRGERIRLKYPLTYLAQEVSPYGWRFSDHRKKWRLHTGHDLIAPAGTGVLAALSGKALIVQPISGYGLTVVLDHGNGWQTLYAHLLSARIRPGQLVQTGDRIGNVGKSGYASTAHLHFELRRLKNEQLMAIDPAPLLQLHKASRR